The nucleotide window CGGACCCCGGGGATCGGGGGTCCGGCCTTCTGATCCTCTCGGCAGGGAGCGGGTGCGTCAGACGCTGACGCCCTTCTGCCGCAGATACGCCAGCGGGTCGATGTCCGAGCCGTAGTCCGGCGTCGTCCGGATCTCGAAGTGCAGATGCGGTCCGGTGACGTTGCCGGTGGCGCCGGAGAGGCCGATCTGCTGGCCCGCGCTCACCGACTGGCCGGCGGAGACGCCGATCGAGGACAGGTGGGCGTACTGGGCGTAGTAACCGTCGGCGAGCTTGATGACGATCTGGTTGCCGTACGCGCCGCCCCAGCCGGCGGAGACGACGGTACCCGCGCCGACGGCCTTGAGGGCGGTGCCGGTGGGGGCCACGAAGTCGACACCGGTGTGGTAGCCGCTGGACCACATGCTGCCCGCCGTCTTGTAGGCGGTGCCGATGGTGGCGCCCTCGATGGGCAGGGTGAAGCCGGAGTTGCTGGACTCCGAGGTCTGCGTGGTGGAGGTCGACTCCTCCGCGGCGGACTCGGCGGGCTTCGAGGACTCGGAGGTCTTCGACGACTCGGCGGGCTTGGAGGACTGCGACGACTGACGCTGCGTCGAGGACTGGGGCGCGCTGCTCGACGCGGCCTTGCCGCCGAGGGTGAGCTTGAGGCCCGGGTGGATGAGCGACGGGTCGGAACCTATCGCCTGGCGGTTGTCCGCGTAGATCCGCTTCCAGCCGCCGTCGACGTCCTGCTCCTCGGCGATCTTCGCGAGATAGTCGCCGATCTTGACCGAGTAGGTCTTCGTCTTCGACTTCTTGGTGCCGGTCTTCTCCGCCCGAGCGGCCTTTTCGGCCTGCTCCAGCCGTGCGCTCTGCTCGGCGGCGGCCTTCGCCGCGGCGATCGAGACCGTCTTCTCGGAAACGCCGGAAACGGCGGCCGTCGGCGTCGCCGCGTGGGCGCCGGCGGCACCCATCAGCGGGAGGGCGAGCGCGGCACCACCCGTTCCGGCGGCGGCGATCGAGCGGGTGAATCGCTGGGACTTCGGACGGCGGTGCTTACCCTTCGCGGGCATGACGAATTCCTCTCCGGCGCCTGCGAGGTGAGCTGTCGGGTGCGGACTGGAGATGCCCGGCCGTGCTCGCGCACGGCTTTACCCCTAGCCTGTTCCGGAGACCGGAACAGGCGGGACTACCTGTGGGTCCCCCGCTCCTGCCGTGGATCGGGTCGGTATACGGCTCCGGTCGGCGGCAGGATTGGGCGTCCGTCCGGATTGAGGCCGAACGTAAGCGACTTGCGGCTCAAGAGACAACTATTGGGATTACCTGTGCGTCTTCCTATCTGATCCTTATGCGAATTATCGATCACGCTCCGTAAATGAGCGTTCTCGCGCTTTTCGCAACCCCCCTGGAAACACGCATGAATTACGTGGACATGACGGCAACGGACCGTCACGAATATGACGCTGCTCACGCACCTACGGCCCAGTAGGCTTTATTCCAGGGCTTGCTGGAATTAAAGCTTCATTTCGGACACAACGCTCAAGTGCGACGCAGTCGGACAACCTTCGCATCAAAGTCACCGCGGAGCCCTGTCCGCAGTCCGTGATGCAACAGCACCGCCCCTCGGTACGTTTCGCCCGTTTCGCGACACTCATACGTCCTGTCCGGGTCGAGGCCGCGCAGCCGGACCGGGGCGAGCGGCTCGCCGTAGTGCTGGGCCTGGAGCCAGGCGAGGACGACCACCTCGTCGCCGTACACGTACTGCACGGCGCTCAGTCCGCCGGCCGGCGGCCGCAGCCGGTAGAGGTCGCCGCGCTGCACGACCGGCCGGATCTCGCGGTAGAGCTCGACCCAGCTCCGCGCCTCGGCCAGCTCCTCCTCCGTCCACTCGGTGAGGTCGCCGCCCACGCCGAGCACGCCCGCCATGGCACTGACGAAGCGGAAGCGCAGCGAGCTGACCCGCCCGTTGAGCTGGTTGTTCGGACTGTCGGTGACCCAGGCGGCCATGACCCGGGCCGGATGGATCTGGCTGAAGCCGTGCTGGATGGCGAGCCGGTCGAGCGGGTCGGTGTTGTCGGAGGTCCACACCTGGTCCGTGCGGGCCATGACCTCGAGGTCGATCCGGCCGCCCCCGCCCGAGCACGACTCGAAGGCGACGCCGGGGTGCGCGGCCCGCAGCCGGTCGAGGAGGGCGTAGAAGGCGCGCACGTGCTCGACCCACAGCTTCTGCGGATACGGCTCCCCGGGCCAGCCGGCGTCCGTGAAGCAGCGGTTGAAGTCCCACTTGACGTAGTCGATGGGCGCGCTGGACAGGAGCCCGTGCAGCTGCTCCCAGAGATACTCCTGGACGTCCTTGCGCGCGAGGTTGAGGACGAGCTGATTGCGTAGCTCCGTCCGCTTTCGTCCCGGATGGAACTGTGCCCATTCGGGGTGCGCGCGGTACAGCTCGCTGTCCGGGTTGACCATCTCCGGCTCGACCCAGATGCCGAACTGCATCCCGAGGGCGTGCACATAGTCGGCGAGCGGCTTCAGCCCCTGCGGGAAGCGGTCCGGGTTGGGGGTCCAGTCGCCGAGTCCGGCCCGGTCGCTGGTCCGGGTCCCGAACCAGCCGTCGTCGACCACGAACAGCTCCACACCGATGGCCGCAGCCCGCCGCGCGAGCGCCCCCTGCTGCTCCTCGGAGATGTCGAACTCGGTGGCCTCCCAGGAGTTGAACAGCACCGGCCGGTCCTGGTCCGCGTCCGGGATGACATACGCCCGCTGGTACGCGTGCCAGGCGCGGCTGGCGCCGCCGTGGCCGCCGTCGCTCCACAACCCGGCGAAGACGGGCGTCGTGAACGTCTCGCCGGTCTCCAGCCGCAGCAGGCCCGATTCGTCGTATCCGGCGCCGCCGGTGATCTGCACACGCGCGTCCGGGAGCTGGGCCACGGCGATCCGCCAGGAGCCCGACCAGCCGAGGGCGCAACCGTAGACCTCGCCGCGCTCCTCGGTGGCGTCGGTGTCGAGGGCGACCCAGGGCAGATGCTGATGCCCGGTGTGGCCGCGCCGGCTGCCGATGACCTTCTCCCCGTAGGTGAGGTCCCCGCGGACCAGGCGGGACTCGGCCGCCCACCGCCCGTGCAGCTGGGACAGCCGCCAGGCCTCCTCGCGAGGCGGCAGCGTCCAGGTCGCCGAGTCGGCCCGCAGCAGCTCGACCGACGGCCCCTCGTTGACGAGGGTCACCCAGCGCTCGACGACATCGTCACGCATCCGGTAGTGGAGCGTGATCCCGAGCCCGTCGTCGGCGAACCGCAGCCGCAGCTCGTCGCCGTCGGCCTCGTAGGCCTCAAAGGTCCACTCGGTGCCGCGCCGCGTGTCCGTGCGCACAAACAGGGCCGGGCGCACGAAGCGGGGGCCGCCCTCGACGGGGTACTCCTCGTGTCCGTCGACCGGGGCCTCGAACGGCCAGTACGGCAGCTGCTGCCTGGCGGCCAGCTCCTCCGCGTCAGGGAGCCCCATCCGTGGGCCCCAGTGCAGATGCAGCAGCTCGTCGGCCTCCGTGAGCCGCAGGGCGTAACTGCTCGTAGGCCCCGAAAGAAGCCAGGTCCGGCCATCAGCGCCGATTTCCAACATCAAGCCCTCACAGATTCGAACAGGTGCGATCAAGCCTCAGCATCATCGCAGGCCGCCGCGGCTCCGTGACGGCGCCTGTGGACAACTGTCGGCGAGTGCCCCTTCGGCACCTGTGGACAACTCATTGCCGTAGGAACCTATGTCGTATCGTCGAGTGCGCGCCTCATTGCCGAGTGCGTGTCCGTCGACGATCGGCGCCGACGGGCGGAGGGGAGGAGCCCCAGTGACGCAGCAGATCCCGTCGACCGAGCCCGAGCTGACCGGAGTGCGCAACTTCCGCGATGTCGGCGGCTTGCCGACCGTGGACGGCCGGCGTGTGCGCCACGGAGTGCTGTTCCGCAGCGGTCACCTCGCGCACGCGACCGACGAGGACAGCGCGTTCCTTGCCTCCCTGGGCCTGCACACGATCTTCGACTTCCGGAACGCGGCGGACCAGAAGCTGGAGGGCCCGGACGTCGAGCTGCCCGGCGTGCGCAATCTGAACCTGCCGCTGACCGACCCGGCGGACGGCGCCGAGTTCTGGAAGATGGTCCGCGACGGCGACCTGGACCAGCTGCGCGCCCTGCTGGACGGCGGCAAGGCGGCGGACCGGATGATCAACTCCTATCGCGCGATCGTCAAGCAGCGCACGGCCGAGCACTCCCGGGTGCTGCACGCGCTGGCCGAGGACAGCGTGCCCGCCCTGATGCACTGCGCCGCCGGCAAGGACCGCGCGGGTCTCTCCATCGCGGTGACGCTGCTCGCCGTGGGGGTGGAGCGCGAGGCCGTCGTCGCCGACTACCTGGAGTCGAACGCCAAGCACCGCCGCTACAAGGTCCACCGCAGCAGCACGTCCGCGAGCGCCTACTCCCCCGAGGTCATGGAGCTGCTGAGCCCGCTCTTCGACGCCCGCGCCGAGTATCTGACTGCGGCCTTCGAGACCATCGAGGAGACCTGGGGCGATGTGGACACCTACCTGGAGCAGGGTCTGAGCGTGACGCCCCGGACCCGGGAGCGCCTACGCGAGCGGCTGCTCGACTGACGGCCCGCCCCCTGGGACCAACCAGCACTACTTCTTGGCGCCCACCTCGAACAGCAGATAGACGAAGGCCGCGAAGAGATGACCGACCGCGATGTAGATGATGAGCCGCACCCACAGGGCGCGGGGGAACTTCTCTTCCAGGTCTCTCACGGGGTTTCTCCGGTGGTGGTGATCGGACCGAGGCAGAGCGCGGCGGTCGGGCTCTGCAGCAGGGTGTGGACGAAGAGGAGATCGGCGCCGTCGTGATCGGCGGCGGCGATGCGGTGCGGGGTCAGCGAGTCGAAGTGGGCGCTGTCCCCCGGCGCGAGCAGGTGCGCGGTGTCGCCGAGCCGCAGCCGCAGCCGCCCGTTGAGGACGTACAGCCACTCCTCACCGGGATGGACGCGCACGAGATCGCCCTGGGCGCCGTACGGCACATGGACCCGCAGGGCCTGCATGCCACGGCCGGACGCGCCCGCCTGCCAGTACGTCCAGCCGCCGGCCTTCGTCGATTCCATGTCGGCGGCCCGGACGACCGCGTCCCGCTCGGCGACGGTCTCGCCGAGCAGCTCCGAGACGGTCGTACCGTAAATGCGGGCGAGCGCGAGCAGCATCGGCAGTGAGGGCTGACGCTGCCCGGTCTCCAGCCGGGAGAGGTGCGCGGGCGAGAGCCCGGCGGCGCGGGCCGCGGCCTCCAGCGTGAGGGAGGCCCGGCGGCGCAGGGCCCGCAGCTGCGGGGCGACGACGGGCAGCTCGGCGGACGGCTCCCCGCCCGCGTCGGGCTCGCGCCGGGGCTCTGGAGGGTTCGTCCCCTCGGAAGGGCTCATGCCTTACATTCAGCCGGAGCCTTGCCTCTGCGGCAAATTTCTTGCCTCAGAGGCAAACTCCCTGTTGGTCGGCGCTACCGGTTGGCGACCGCCTGCTTCACCAGCGTCCTGCCGAAGTCCCACATCAGTCCGCCCCCGCCGTGCGCGTCGTCCATCACCTCGGTGAAGGCGTCGACGAACCGGTCCACCTCCCGCTCGCCGATGATCAGCGGCGGGATCAGTTTGATCACCTCCAGGTGGTCGCCGGAGACCTGGGTGAGGATGCGGTGCCGTTGCAGCAGCGGAACGACGACCATCTGCGCGAAGAGTCCCTTGCGTGCCGCCTGGAGCATGGTCCAACGGCTGCGCAGCTTCAGCGACTTGGGCCTGCCGAACTCGATGCCGATCATCAGGCCCCGGCCGCGTACGTCGCTGAGCAGCTCGTACTTCTCGACCAGCGCGGCCAACCGGCCCTTCAGCAGCTCTCCCGTGGCCCGGGCGCCCGCCACGATCTCCTCGTTCTCCATGACGGACAGCACCGCGAGACCCGCCGCCATGGCCTGCGCGTTGGAGCCGAAGCTCGCGGAGTGGACGAGGACGCGGTCCATGGACGAGTAGACCTTCCTGAAGATCCACTCCTTGCCGAGGGTCGCGCCGACGGGCACATAGCCGCCGGAGAGCGCCTTGGCCACACACACCAGGTCCGGTTCCACGCCCTCCTCATGCTGGTAGGCGTAGAAGTCCCCGGTCCGCCCGAGGCCGGTCTGCACCTCATCGGCGATGAGCAGCGCCTTGTGCCCCCGCAGCAGTTCCTGCGCGGCGCGCAGATAGCCGGGGGGCGCCTCGTGCACACCCTTGCCCTGGACGGGTTCGACGATGAGCGCGGCGACGTCGCCCTTCTTCAGCTCCCGCGCCAGGGCGTCGAGATCTCCGAGCGGTACGGCCGTGTCGGGCAGCAGGGGCGCGAATCCGTCCCGGAAGCCCGACTCGCCGTTCACCGACAGGGAGCCCGTGGTCAGCCCGTGGAAGGCGTGGTCGCAGTACAGGACGCGTGGTCTGCCGGTGGCGAACCGGGCGAACTTCAGCGCGGTCTCGACGGCTTCCGTGCCGCTGTTGCCGAAGAACACCCGGTCCAGGTGCGGGCTGTGCCCGAGCAGCCGCTCCGCCAGCAGTCCTGGCAGTGGCTGGCAGTCGAAGCGGGTGAGGTCGGCGAGCTGGGCGTCGAGGACGTCGTGCAGCGCCTTGCGGACCACGGGGTGATGGCGGCCGAGGCCCATCACCCCGAACCCGGCGAGCATGTCCAGGTAGTCGTCGCCGTCCGCGTCCCAGAAGTACGCGCCCTCGGCCCGTTCGTAGACCTTGTCGAAGCCGATGGTGTGCAGCATGCGCGGGAGTTGGTGGTTGAGGTGCCGGGCGTGGAGTTCGTATCGCTCGGCACCGCGCTCGGCGATGAGCCTGCCGAGGTCGAACTCCTCGCCCCCGGCGGCGGGTTGCGCAGTGGTCATGCCTGTTTCTCCTTGGACAGCTGGGCCTCGGGCAGCTCGGCCCCGGACGACTCCCCCTTCGCGCGCTCGTCCCGGGCCGCCAGACACGCGCTGATCCGCCCCGCGACGTCGACCGGTGTCAGCCCGATGTCCGCCAGCACCTCGCCCCGCTTGGCGTGCGCGAGGAACTGCTCCGGGATCCCGAACCGCCGTACGGGTACGTCGACATCCGCGTCCCCCAGCGCCAGCGCGACCGCCGAACCGACCCCGGCAGCCCGGCTGTTGTCCTCCACGACGGCCACGAGCCGGTGCTCGGCGGCGAGGCCGGGCAGCGCCGGGTCGACGGGCTTGACCCAGCGGGGGTCGACGACCGTGCACCCGATGCCGCGCGCCTGAAGCAGCTCGGCGGCCTGCAGACACACCGGCGCCATGACACCGACGGCGACCAGCAGGACCTCCGGGCCACCGGCGCCGACCGGGCCGACCGGGCCGCCCGTCGACCGGTGCAGCACATCCATGCCCCCCACCCGGCCCAGCGACGGGATCTCCGGCCCCACCGACTCCTTCGGGAACCGAATGACCGTCGGCGCGTCGTCGACGGCGACCGCCTCCCGCAACTGTGCCCGCAACTGTTCGGCGTCGCGCGGCGCGGCGACCCTGAGCCCGGGTACGACCTGGAGGATCGACATGTCCCACATACCGTTGTGCGAGGCCCCGTCGACGCCCGTGACCCCGGCCCGGTCCAGCACGAAGGTGACGCCGCAGCGGTGCAGGGCGACATCCATCAGCAGCTGGTCGAAGGCCCGGTTGAGGAAGGTCGCGTAGACGGCGACCACGGGGTGCAGCCCGCCGGTCGCGAGTCCCGCCGCCGACACCGTCGCGTGCTGTTCGGCGATGCCCACGTCCCAGACCCGGTCGGGGAACTTCTCGGCGAACCTGCCGAGCCCCACGGGGTGCAGCATGGCCGCCGTGATCGCCACGACGTCCTCGCGCTCGTCGGCGATCCGCACGATCTCGTCGCCGAAGACCGAGGTCCAGGAGGGTCCGCCGGAGGGCGCGAGCGGCTCGCAGGTCAGCGGGTCCATCACCCCGACCGTGTGGAAGTGGTCCTCCTCGTGGGCGAGCGCGGGCTCGTACCCTCGCCCCTTCTCGGTCAGACAGTGGACGAGCACGGGCCCGTGGAAGCGTCTCGCGCGCCGCAGCGCCGACTCGACGGCGCCCACGTCGTGCCCGTCGATCGGACCGACGTACTTCAGCCCCAGGTCCTCGAACATGCCCTGCGGGGCGAACGCGTCCTTGAAGCCCTTCTTCGCCCCGTGCAGCGCCTCGTAGAAGGGGTGACCGACGACCGGGGTGCGCAGCAGCACGTCCTTGCCCCAGGCCAGGAACTGCTCGTAGCCGTCCGTGGTGCGCAGGGTCGCGAGGTGGTTGGCGAGGCCGCCTATGGTCGGGGAGTACGAGCGTTCGTTGTCGTTGACGACGATGATCAGCGGCCGGTCCTTGGCGGCCGCGATGTTGTTGAGCGCCTCCCAGGCCATGCCGCCGGTGAGCGCGCCGTCGCCGATGACCGCGACGACGTGGCCCTTCTCGCCCTGGACCTGGTGGGCCTTGGCGAGCCCGTCGGCCCAGCCGAGCGCCGTCGAGGCGTGGCTGTTCTCGACGATGTCGTGCTCCGACTCCTCGCGCGAGGGATAGCCGGACAGACCGCCCTTGCCGCGCAGCTTGGAGAAGTCCTGACGCCCGGTCAGAATCTTGTGTACGTAGCTCTGATGGCCGGTGTCCCACACGATGCGGTCGACGGGTGACTCGAAGACCCGGTGGAGCGCGATGGACAGTTCCACCACCCCCAGATTGGGCCCCAGGTGACCGCCGGTCCTGGCGACCGCGTGCACCAGGAACTCCCGGATCTCGTCGGCCAATCGGTCCAGCTCCGCCTCGGACAGTGCCTTCAGGTCGCGTGGTTCCCTGATGTTCTCCAGAATCGTCACGCTCGGGCCCCCTCTCGGTCCGTGCTCTTCAGCCCGTGTTCGTCACTTCACGGTGACCGCCGGCTCCCCCGACGCGACGCCGTCCTTCTCCATCTGCTCGGCGATCTTCATCGCCTCTTCGATGAGCGTCTCGACGATCTTCGACTCGGGGACGGTCTTGATGACCTCGCCCTTGACGAAGATCTGCCCCTTGCCGTTGCCGGAGGCGACCCCGAGATCCGCCTCGCGTGCCTCGCCGGGCCCGTTGACGACGCAGCCCATGACCGCGACGCGCAACGGCACCTCCATCCCTTCGAGCCCCGCCGTGACCTCGTCGGCGAGCTTGTACACATCGACCTGGGCCCGCCCGCACGACGGACACGACACGATCTCCAGCCGCCGCTGCCGCAGGTTCAGCGACTCCAGGATCTGGATGCCGACCTTGACCTCCTCGGCGGGCGGCGCGCTCAGCGAGACCCGGATCGTGTCGCCGATGCCCTCGCCGAGCAGGGCGCCGAAGGCGACGGCGGACTTGATGGTCCCCTGGAAGGCGGGACCGGCCTCGGTCACGCCCAGATGCAGCGGGTAGTCGCACTGCGCGGCCAGCTGCCGGTAGGCGTTGACCATCACCACCGGGTCGTTGTGCTTCACCGAGATCTTGATGTCCCGGAAGTCGTGCTCCTCGAACAGCGAGGCCTCCCACAGCGCCGACTCGACCAGCGCCTCGGGGGTGGCCTTGCCGTACTTCTGCAACAGCCGGCGGTCGAGCGAGCCCGCGTTGACCCCGATCCGGATCGGGGTCCCGTGGTCCTTCGCCGCCCGGGCGATCTCCTTCACCTTGTCGTCGAACTGCTTGATGTTGCCGGGGTTCACCCGCACCGCCGCACACCCCGCCTCGATCGCCGCGAACACGTACTTCGGCTGGAAGTGGATGTCCGCGATCACCGGGATCTGCGACTTGCGGGCGATGGTCGCGAGCGCGTCCGCGTCGTCCTGCGTGGGGCAGGCGACCCGCACGATCTGGCAGCCGGACGCCGTCAGCTCGGCGATCTGCTGCAAGGTGGCACCGATGTCCGACGTACGCGTCGTCGTCATCGACTGCACCGACACCGGGGCCCCGCCCCCGACCGCCACCGGCCCGACCTCGATCCGCCGCGACACGCGCCGCTCGGCGATCGGCCGGACCGGTACCTCGGGGACACCCAAGGACACGGCAGTCATGGAGTCACCCTTGGTTCCCGGAGAGCGTCTCGCGCATGGCGCGGAGCGACTCCTTCAGCGACCCCATGGTGGCGAGCACGGCGGTCGGCTCGTAGCCGC belongs to Streptomyces graminofaciens and includes:
- the dxs gene encoding 1-deoxy-D-xylulose-5-phosphate synthase, whose amino-acid sequence is MTILENIREPRDLKALSEAELDRLADEIREFLVHAVARTGGHLGPNLGVVELSIALHRVFESPVDRIVWDTGHQSYVHKILTGRQDFSKLRGKGGLSGYPSREESEHDIVENSHASTALGWADGLAKAHQVQGEKGHVVAVIGDGALTGGMAWEALNNIAAAKDRPLIIVVNDNERSYSPTIGGLANHLATLRTTDGYEQFLAWGKDVLLRTPVVGHPFYEALHGAKKGFKDAFAPQGMFEDLGLKYVGPIDGHDVGAVESALRRARRFHGPVLVHCLTEKGRGYEPALAHEEDHFHTVGVMDPLTCEPLAPSGGPSWTSVFGDEIVRIADEREDVVAITAAMLHPVGLGRFAEKFPDRVWDVGIAEQHATVSAAGLATGGLHPVVAVYATFLNRAFDQLLMDVALHRCGVTFVLDRAGVTGVDGASHNGMWDMSILQVVPGLRVAAPRDAEQLRAQLREAVAVDDAPTVIRFPKESVGPEIPSLGRVGGMDVLHRSTGGPVGPVGAGGPEVLLVAVGVMAPVCLQAAELLQARGIGCTVVDPRWVKPVDPALPGLAAEHRLVAVVEDNSRAAGVGSAVALALGDADVDVPVRRFGIPEQFLAHAKRGEVLADIGLTPVDVAGRISACLAARDERAKGESSGAELPEAQLSKEKQA
- a CDS encoding M23 family metallopeptidase; protein product: MPAKGKHRRPKSQRFTRSIAAAGTGGAALALPLMGAAGAHAATPTAAVSGVSEKTVSIAAAKAAAEQSARLEQAEKAARAEKTGTKKSKTKTYSVKIGDYLAKIAEEQDVDGGWKRIYADNRQAIGSDPSLIHPGLKLTLGGKAASSSAPQSSTQRQSSQSSKPAESSKTSESSKPAESAAEESTSTTQTSESSNSGFTLPIEGATIGTAYKTAGSMWSSGYHTGVDFVAPTGTALKAVGAGTVVSAGWGGAYGNQIVIKLADGYYAQYAHLSSIGVSAGQSVSAGQQIGLSGATGNVTGPHLHFEIRTTPDYGSDIDPLAYLRQKGVSV
- a CDS encoding alpha-galactosidase, with the translated sequence MLEIGADGRTWLLSGPTSSYALRLTEADELLHLHWGPRMGLPDAEELAARQQLPYWPFEAPVDGHEEYPVEGGPRFVRPALFVRTDTRRGTEWTFEAYEADGDELRLRFADDGLGITLHYRMRDDVVERWVTLVNEGPSVELLRADSATWTLPPREEAWRLSQLHGRWAAESRLVRGDLTYGEKVIGSRRGHTGHQHLPWVALDTDATEERGEVYGCALGWSGSWRIAVAQLPDARVQITGGAGYDESGLLRLETGETFTTPVFAGLWSDGGHGGASRAWHAYQRAYVIPDADQDRPVLFNSWEATEFDISEEQQGALARRAAAIGVELFVVDDGWFGTRTSDRAGLGDWTPNPDRFPQGLKPLADYVHALGMQFGIWVEPEMVNPDSELYRAHPEWAQFHPGRKRTELRNQLVLNLARKDVQEYLWEQLHGLLSSAPIDYVKWDFNRCFTDAGWPGEPYPQKLWVEHVRAFYALLDRLRAAHPGVAFESCSGGGGRIDLEVMARTDQVWTSDNTDPLDRLAIQHGFSQIHPARVMAAWVTDSPNNQLNGRVSSLRFRFVSAMAGVLGVGGDLTEWTEEELAEARSWVELYREIRPVVQRGDLYRLRPPAGGLSAVQYVYGDEVVVLAWLQAQHYGEPLAPVRLRGLDPDRTYECRETGETYRGAVLLHHGLRTGLRGDFDAKVVRLRRT
- the ispG gene encoding flavodoxin-dependent (E)-4-hydroxy-3-methylbut-2-enyl-diphosphate synthase; amino-acid sequence: MTAVSLGVPEVPVRPIAERRVSRRIEVGPVAVGGGAPVSVQSMTTTRTSDIGATLQQIAELTASGCQIVRVACPTQDDADALATIARKSQIPVIADIHFQPKYVFAAIEAGCAAVRVNPGNIKQFDDKVKEIARAAKDHGTPIRIGVNAGSLDRRLLQKYGKATPEALVESALWEASLFEEHDFRDIKISVKHNDPVVMVNAYRQLAAQCDYPLHLGVTEAGPAFQGTIKSAVAFGALLGEGIGDTIRVSLSAPPAEEVKVGIQILESLNLRQRRLEIVSCPSCGRAQVDVYKLADEVTAGLEGMEVPLRVAVMGCVVNGPGEAREADLGVASGNGKGQIFVKGEVIKTVPESKIVETLIEEAMKIAEQMEKDGVASGEPAVTVK
- a CDS encoding aspartate aminotransferase family protein; its protein translation is MTTAQPAAGGEEFDLGRLIAERGAERYELHARHLNHQLPRMLHTIGFDKVYERAEGAYFWDADGDDYLDMLAGFGVMGLGRHHPVVRKALHDVLDAQLADLTRFDCQPLPGLLAERLLGHSPHLDRVFFGNSGTEAVETALKFARFATGRPRVLYCDHAFHGLTTGSLSVNGESGFRDGFAPLLPDTAVPLGDLDALARELKKGDVAALIVEPVQGKGVHEAPPGYLRAAQELLRGHKALLIADEVQTGLGRTGDFYAYQHEEGVEPDLVCVAKALSGGYVPVGATLGKEWIFRKVYSSMDRVLVHSASFGSNAQAMAAGLAVLSVMENEEIVAGARATGELLKGRLAALVEKYELLSDVRGRGLMIGIEFGRPKSLKLRSRWTMLQAARKGLFAQMVVVPLLQRHRILTQVSGDHLEVIKLIPPLIIGEREVDRFVDAFTEVMDDAHGGGGLMWDFGRTLVKQAVANR
- a CDS encoding tyrosine-protein phosphatase; protein product: MTQQIPSTEPELTGVRNFRDVGGLPTVDGRRVRHGVLFRSGHLAHATDEDSAFLASLGLHTIFDFRNAADQKLEGPDVELPGVRNLNLPLTDPADGAEFWKMVRDGDLDQLRALLDGGKAADRMINSYRAIVKQRTAEHSRVLHALAEDSVPALMHCAAGKDRAGLSIAVTLLAVGVEREAVVADYLESNAKHRRYKVHRSSTSASAYSPEVMELLSPLFDARAEYLTAAFETIEETWGDVDTYLEQGLSVTPRTRERLRERLLD
- a CDS encoding DUF6126 family protein; the encoded protein is MRDLEEKFPRALWVRLIIYIAVGHLFAAFVYLLFEVGAKK
- a CDS encoding helix-turn-helix domain-containing protein, whose amino-acid sequence is MSPSEGTNPPEPRREPDAGGEPSAELPVVAPQLRALRRRASLTLEAAARAAGLSPAHLSRLETGQRQPSLPMLLALARIYGTTVSELLGETVAERDAVVRAADMESTKAGGWTYWQAGASGRGMQALRVHVPYGAQGDLVRVHPGEEWLYVLNGRLRLRLGDTAHLLAPGDSAHFDSLTPHRIAAADHDGADLLFVHTLLQSPTAALCLGPITTTGETP